A stretch of Pseudomonas sp. CCC3.1 DNA encodes these proteins:
- the aceE gene encoding pyruvate dehydrogenase (acetyl-transferring), homodimeric type yields MQDLDPVETQEWLDALESVLDKEGEERAHYLMTRMGELATRTGSQLPYAITTPYRNTIPVTHEARMPGDLFMERRIRSLVRWNAMAMVMRTNLKDSDLGGHISSFASSATLYDIGFNYFFQAPTEEHGGDLIYFQGHTSPGVYARAFMEGRITEDQMNNFRQEVDGQGLSSYPHPWLMPDFWQFPTVSMGLGPIQAIYQARFMKYLESRGYIPAGKQKVWCFLGDGECDEPESLGAISLAGRENLDNLIFVINCNLQRLDGPVRGNGKIIQELEGVFRGAQWNVTKVIWGRFWDPLLAKDVDGILQRRMDEVIDGEYQNYKAKDGAFVREHFFNTPELKAMVADLSDDEIWKLNRGGHDPYKVYAAYHEAVNHKDQPTVILAKTIKGYGTGAGEAKNTAHNTKKVDVDSLKLFRDRFDIPVKDDELENLPFFKPEEGSAEARYLSERRTALGGFVPQRRAKSISIPTPPLDTLKAILDGSGDREISTTMAFVRILAQLVKDKDIGQRIVPIIPDEARTFGMEGMFRQLGIYSSVGQLYEPVDKDQVMFYKEDKKGQILEEGINEAGAMSSFIAAGTSYSNHNQPMLPFYIFYSMFGFQRIGDLAWAAGDSRTRGFLIGGTAGRTTLNGEGLQHEDGHSHILAATIPNCRTFDPTYGYELAVIIQDGMKKMTEEQQDVFYYITVMNESYQQPAMPAGVEEGIIKGMYLLEEDTKEAAHHVQLMGSGTILREVREAAKILREEFNIGADVWSVTSFNELRRDGLAVERSNRLHPGQKPKLSYVEECLTGRKGPVIASTDYMKLFAEQIRQWVPVKEFKVLGTDGFGRSDSRKKLRHFFEVDRHFVVLAALEALADRGDIEPKVVAEAIVKFGINPEKRNPLDC; encoded by the coding sequence ATGCAAGACCTCGATCCCGTCGAAACCCAGGAATGGCTGGACGCCCTGGAATCGGTTCTCGACAAAGAAGGCGAAGAACGCGCTCACTACCTGATGACCCGTATGGGTGAGCTCGCTACTCGCACCGGTTCGCAATTGCCGTACGCCATCACGACTCCATACCGCAACACGATTCCTGTCACCCACGAAGCACGCATGCCTGGCGACCTGTTCATGGAACGCCGCATTCGCTCGTTGGTTCGCTGGAACGCCATGGCTATGGTTATGCGCACGAACTTGAAAGATTCTGACCTGGGCGGTCACATCTCCAGCTTCGCCTCCAGCGCAACGCTGTATGACATTGGCTTCAACTACTTCTTCCAGGCCCCGACCGAAGAACACGGCGGCGACCTGATCTACTTCCAGGGTCACACCTCGCCAGGCGTTTACGCCCGTGCGTTCATGGAAGGCCGCATCACCGAAGACCAAATGAACAACTTCCGCCAGGAAGTCGACGGTCAGGGCCTGTCGTCCTACCCGCACCCTTGGCTGATGCCTGATTTCTGGCAGTTCCCGACCGTGTCCATGGGTCTGGGTCCAATCCAGGCGATCTACCAGGCACGTTTCATGAAGTACCTGGAATCGCGCGGTTACATCCCGGCAGGCAAGCAAAAAGTCTGGTGTTTCCTGGGCGACGGCGAGTGTGACGAGCCGGAATCCCTGGGCGCCATCTCCCTGGCAGGCCGCGAAAACCTCGACAACCTGATCTTCGTCATCAACTGCAACCTGCAGCGCCTCGACGGCCCGGTTCGCGGCAACGGCAAGATTATCCAGGAACTCGAAGGCGTATTCCGCGGTGCTCAGTGGAACGTGACCAAAGTCATCTGGGGCCGTTTCTGGGACCCACTGCTGGCCAAAGACGTCGACGGCATTCTGCAACGCCGCATGGACGAAGTCATCGACGGCGAGTACCAGAACTACAAAGCCAAAGACGGCGCGTTCGTACGTGAACACTTCTTCAACACGCCAGAACTCAAGGCGATGGTTGCTGATCTGTCCGACGACGAGATCTGGAAACTCAACCGTGGCGGCCACGACCCGTACAAGGTCTACGCGGCGTACCACGAAGCGGTCAACCACAAAGACCAGCCAACCGTCATCCTGGCCAAAACCATCAAAGGTTATGGCACTGGCGCCGGCGAAGCGAAAAACACCGCGCACAACACCAAGAAAGTCGATGTCGACAGCCTGAAGTTGTTCCGTGATCGTTTCGACATCCCGGTCAAAGACGACGAACTGGAAAACCTGCCGTTCTTCAAACCCGAAGAAGGCAGCGCTGAAGCCCGCTACCTGAGCGAACGTCGCACTGCACTAGGCGGTTTCGTGCCTCAGCGTCGCGCCAAGAGCATCAGCATTCCGACCCCGCCACTGGACACCCTCAAGGCCATCCTTGACGGCTCCGGCGACCGTGAAATTTCCACCACCATGGCGTTTGTGCGCATCCTGGCACAGCTGGTGAAGGACAAGGACATCGGCCAGCGCATCGTTCCGATCATCCCGGACGAAGCCCGTACCTTCGGTATGGAAGGCATGTTCCGTCAGTTGGGCATCTACTCCTCGGTCGGCCAGCTCTACGAGCCAGTCGATAAAGACCAGGTGATGTTCTACAAAGAAGACAAAAAAGGTCAGATTCTCGAAGAAGGCATCAACGAAGCAGGCGCCATGAGCTCCTTCATCGCGGCCGGTACTTCGTACTCCAACCACAACCAGCCAATGCTGCCGTTCTACATCTTCTACTCGATGTTCGGCTTCCAGCGTATTGGCGACCTGGCCTGGGCCGCTGGCGACAGCCGCACCCGTGGCTTCCTGATTGGCGGCACCGCCGGGCGTACCACGCTCAACGGTGAAGGCCTGCAACACGAAGATGGTCACAGCCACATCCTGGCCGCCACCATCCCGAACTGCCGCACCTTCGATCCAACCTACGGCTATGAGCTGGCGGTGATCATTCAGGACGGCATGAAGAAGATGACCGAAGAGCAACAGGACGTCTTTTACTACATCACCGTGATGAACGAGTCTTACCAGCAGCCAGCCATGCCGGCCGGTGTTGAAGAAGGCATCATCAAAGGGATGTACCTGCTCGAAGAAGACACCAAGGAAGCCGCTCACCACGTGCAACTGATGGGCTCCGGCACCATCCTGCGTGAAGTGCGTGAAGCAGCGAAAATCCTGCGTGAAGAGTTCAACATCGGGGCTGACGTATGGAGCGTTACCAGCTTCAACGAATTGCGTCGCGACGGCCTGGCCGTTGAGCGCAGCAACCGTCTGCACCCAGGCCAGAAGCCTAAACTGAGCTACGTTGAAGAGTGCCTGACTGGCCGTAAAGGTCCTGTCATTGCCTCCACCGACTACATGAAGCTGTTCGCCGAGCAGATTCGCCAGTGGGTTCCGGTCAAAGAATTCAAAGTGCTGGGCACTGACGGTTTCGGCCGCAGCGACAGCCGCAAAAAACTGCGTCACTTCTTTGAAGTAGACCGTCACTTCGTGGTGTTGGCAGCCCTGGAAGCTCTGGCTGACCGTGGCGATATCGAACCTAAGGTGGTGGCTGAAGCCATCGTCAAGTTCGGCATCAACCCGGAAAAACGCAACCCACTGGACTGCTGA
- the aceF gene encoding dihydrolipoyllysine-residue acetyltransferase: protein MSELIRVPDIGSGDGEVIELFVKVGDRIEADQSILTLESDKASMEIPAPKAGIVKSLKVKLGDRLKEGDELLELEVEGAAAAPQAPAAAPAAAAEKPAAAPAAEAPAAPAAAPASSTVQDIHVPDIGSSGKAKIIEILVKAGDTVEADQSLITLESDKASMEIPSPAAGVVESISVKLDDEVGTGDFILKLKVAGAAAPAAPAQAAPAAKAEAPAAAAAPAPAAKAEAAPAPAAAPAPRGAKVHAGPAVRQLAREFGVELNVVSPSGPHGRVLKEDVQAYVKTALQKAKEAPATGAATGGAGIPPIPAVDFSRFGEVEEVAMTRLMQIGASSLHRSWLNIPHVTQFDQADITELEAFRVAQKAVAEKAGVKLTVLPLLLKSCAHLLKEMPDFNSSLAPSGKAIIRKKYVNIGFAVDTPDGLLVPVIKNVDQKSLLQLAAEAAALAAKARDKKLTADDMQGACFTISSLGHIGGTGFTPIVNAPEVAILGVSKATIQPVWDGKAFQPKLMLPLSLSYDHRVINGAAAARFTQRLSQLLGDIRTILL from the coding sequence GTGAGCGAACTCATTCGAGTACCTGACATCGGCAGCGGTGACGGCGAAGTCATCGAACTGTTTGTAAAAGTCGGCGACCGCATCGAAGCCGATCAGAGCATTCTGACGCTGGAGTCAGACAAGGCGAGCATGGAAATCCCTGCGCCTAAAGCCGGTATCGTCAAAAGCCTGAAAGTAAAGCTGGGCGACCGCTTGAAAGAAGGCGACGAGTTGCTGGAGCTGGAAGTCGAAGGCGCCGCTGCGGCACCTCAAGCGCCAGCCGCTGCCCCTGCGGCCGCTGCTGAAAAGCCAGCCGCCGCGCCAGCTGCCGAGGCCCCAGCGGCCCCGGCTGCTGCACCTGCAAGCTCGACTGTTCAGGACATCCACGTCCCGGACATCGGCTCGTCGGGCAAAGCCAAAATCATCGAGATTCTGGTCAAGGCTGGCGACACCGTTGAGGCGGATCAATCGCTGATCACCCTCGAATCCGACAAGGCCAGCATGGAAATTCCATCGCCAGCCGCCGGTGTGGTGGAAAGCATTTCGGTCAAGCTGGACGACGAAGTCGGCACTGGCGACTTCATCCTCAAGCTCAAAGTGGCGGGCGCTGCTGCGCCTGCGGCACCGGCCCAAGCTGCACCTGCTGCCAAAGCTGAAGCGCCAGCCGCTGCTGCTGCACCTGCGCCAGCTGCCAAAGCCGAGGCGGCTCCTGCCCCGGCCGCCGCACCGGCGCCACGCGGCGCCAAAGTTCACGCCGGCCCTGCCGTGCGTCAACTGGCCCGTGAGTTCGGCGTTGAACTGAACGTGGTGAGCCCAAGTGGCCCGCACGGTCGCGTATTGAAAGAAGACGTACAGGCTTACGTCAAAACCGCTCTGCAGAAAGCCAAGGAAGCTCCGGCTACCGGCGCTGCAACCGGCGGCGCTGGCATTCCGCCAATCCCTGCTGTCGACTTCAGCCGCTTCGGTGAAGTGGAAGAAGTGGCCATGACCCGCCTGATGCAAATCGGCGCGTCGAGCCTGCACCGCAGCTGGCTGAATATCCCGCACGTGACTCAGTTCGACCAGGCTGACATCACCGAGCTGGAAGCTTTCCGCGTCGCGCAAAAAGCCGTCGCAGAAAAAGCCGGTGTGAAACTGACCGTCCTGCCTCTGCTGCTCAAGTCCTGCGCGCACCTGCTCAAGGAAATGCCAGACTTCAACAGCTCGCTGGCACCAAGCGGCAAAGCGATCATCCGCAAGAAATACGTCAACATCGGCTTCGCCGTAGACACCCCGGATGGCCTGCTGGTCCCTGTGATCAAGAACGTAGATCAGAAGAGCCTGCTGCAACTGGCGGCTGAAGCGGCTGCACTGGCTGCCAAAGCCCGTGACAAGAAGCTCACGGCTGACGACATGCAAGGCGCTTGCTTCACCATTTCCAGCCTCGGTCACATTGGCGGCACCGGCTTCACGCCGATCGTCAATGCTCCAGAAGTGGCGATCCTTGGCGTCTCCAAGGCAACCATCCAGCCAGTCTGGGACGGCAAAGCCTTCCAGCCGAAACTGATGCTGCCTTTGTCGCTGTCCTATGATCACCGTGTGATCAACGGCGCCGCTGCTGCACGCTTCACCCAGCGTCTGAGCCAGCTGCTGGGCGACATTCGCACCATCCTGCTGTAA
- a CDS encoding alkaline phosphatase D family protein, protein MEKLTVGPIVGYTTPDHTRIFVRGGPDNRDIVFAGIRHRKAGTQQWSAGVYSRLSETYDMADTLVLNGLSANTQYEYQAGWFTTTSHDHTTETVKQIALRWPSTIYQFRSASPKRDREHRYIVGSCRYLRLTLNVPSRPDLGDKIFNTIYDLKGTGPLDAVLMVGDQVYVDDLNIVAPDRSYADISRKYRAAFSQPHISQLMSSTPTYMILDDHEIEDNWPANRSNGDETLYRNAIHAYEIFQCSHGPAHDLLANGRINRRPKNYWYTFADGDTDWFVMDCRTERVLTGTDTRMIGVAQENALYKWLINSTAKVKFIVSSVMFMPDRRSHGDDGWKAFAAQRHRILETIRSNAIKNVIFVSGDIHGSLTCKLTHSTDPNFVIHGIVSSPLCNTKLLPYAQRSNLILDAPLASNNKGHYSPTMTSGMVSEDNFACVTLNGQQLKVEFYSPKGKLLQSAKIELK, encoded by the coding sequence GTGGAAAAACTAACCGTTGGTCCGATTGTCGGCTACACCACCCCCGATCACACCCGCATTTTCGTGAGAGGGGGTCCTGATAATAGAGATATCGTTTTCGCCGGTATTCGCCACCGCAAGGCGGGCACACAGCAATGGTCTGCCGGGGTGTATTCAAGGCTCAGCGAGACGTACGACATGGCCGACACGCTTGTGCTGAATGGCCTGAGCGCAAACACCCAATACGAATACCAGGCTGGCTGGTTCACCACCACCTCCCACGACCACACCACAGAAACCGTTAAACAGATTGCGCTGAGGTGGCCCTCGACGATCTACCAGTTCAGATCCGCCTCTCCCAAACGTGATCGGGAGCATCGATACATCGTAGGTTCATGCCGCTACCTCAGGCTCACGCTGAACGTCCCCTCCCGGCCAGATCTGGGTGACAAGATCTTCAATACCATCTACGACCTGAAGGGTACCGGCCCGCTGGATGCCGTACTGATGGTGGGTGATCAGGTGTACGTCGATGACTTGAATATCGTGGCCCCGGACCGCAGTTACGCGGATATATCGCGCAAATACCGAGCCGCATTCTCGCAGCCCCATATCAGCCAACTCATGTCCAGCACCCCGACTTATATGATCCTCGACGATCATGAGATCGAAGATAACTGGCCTGCAAATCGCAGCAACGGCGACGAAACGCTCTACCGAAATGCCATACATGCCTACGAAATCTTCCAGTGCAGCCATGGCCCCGCCCACGATCTGCTTGCCAATGGACGCATCAACCGCCGCCCGAAAAACTACTGGTACACCTTCGCCGACGGCGATACAGACTGGTTTGTGATGGATTGCCGTACCGAACGTGTTTTAACGGGTACTGACACCAGGATGATCGGCGTAGCGCAAGAAAATGCTCTCTACAAATGGCTGATCAACAGCACCGCAAAAGTGAAGTTCATCGTCAGCAGCGTCATGTTCATGCCCGATCGAAGAAGCCATGGTGATGACGGCTGGAAGGCATTTGCCGCGCAACGCCACCGCATCCTGGAAACCATTCGCTCCAATGCCATCAAAAACGTGATCTTTGTCAGCGGCGACATCCACGGCTCCCTCACCTGCAAGCTGACCCACAGCACAGACCCAAACTTTGTGATACACGGCATCGTGTCGTCCCCTCTGTGCAACACCAAGCTGCTGCCTTATGCCCAACGCAGTAATTTAATACTGGATGCGCCTCTGGCCAGTAATAACAAAGGCCATTATTCACCCACAATGACTAGCGGCATGGTCAGCGAGGACAACTTCGCCTGCGTGACCCTGAATGGGCAGCAACTGAAGGTCGAGTTTTACAGCCCGAAAGGTAAACTCCTCCAATCGGCAAAAATTGAGCTTAAATAA
- a CDS encoding EAL domain-containing protein, which yields MKSQSDAAPRMAAEVVTQLPVPSRLGMLRFERLNEASWALLYLDPGCERHFGLPAAELCALVGSPYASLMEPKARYRLHDAIELQLRTSPHYVVHYTLHTTHGPLNLMEVGESYKQHSRHLLRGYLLVLEGPVSSPPLAPVAELETQNSRLHIALELNQRAQQEQLQHLERVRAQQDLILRLARHKYSQHNSLQEAAELITRSACDIYQIDAASLWNLEDHRLVPISAYQRESQAYVTQEVIDVSAFPDYLEALHTSRSIDAQNANRDPRTRELAASLYHHPTNAMLDASIRIDGQVIGVLCLEQTGKTRVWKADEIAFAGELADQFAQVINNHNRRTATNALHLFQRAVEQSANAFLLVNCDGVVEYVNPSFTAITQYSSEEVQGHKLSELPALENLSDLLFDAHSSLSNGNSWQGEFKSRRKNLEPYWGQMSISKVYGDNRELTHYIGIYEDITESKLAQQRIERLAYTDNLTNLGNRPAFIRNLDERFARDSTTQVCLLLVDIDNFKRINDSLGHQTGDKLLISLARRLRNSLSPDDNLARFASNEFAVLLDNTNLEIGQQTASQLLMTLDKPMFVDNQLISVTGSVGVACAPLHGLDPQTLMRNAGLALHKAKANGKHQVQVFTETLNAEASYKLFVENNLRRALTQNELDVFYQPKLCLRTGRLLGMEALLRWNHPEKGMIRPDQFISVAEETGLIIPIGKWVARQACRMSKQLSAAGFGNLQVAINLSPKQFSDPDLVASIASILKEEKLPAALLELELTEGLLLEATDDTRLQLDQLKELGLTLAMDDFGTGYSSLSYLKKFPIDIIKIDRSFIKDIPDNQNDMEITSAVIAMAHNLKLKVVAEGIETAAQLAFLRRHRCDVGQGYLFDRPIPGAELERKLKRYPRGPLT from the coding sequence ATGAAAAGCCAATCCGATGCTGCCCCGAGAATGGCAGCCGAGGTCGTGACGCAGTTACCCGTGCCCTCGCGGCTCGGGATGCTGCGTTTCGAACGGCTTAATGAAGCCAGCTGGGCCTTGCTCTACCTCGATCCTGGTTGCGAGCGCCATTTTGGCTTGCCTGCGGCAGAGTTGTGCGCGCTGGTCGGCTCACCTTACGCCAGCCTGATGGAACCCAAGGCCCGCTATCGCTTGCACGATGCGATAGAGCTACAACTGCGAACCAGCCCCCACTATGTGGTGCATTACACCTTGCACACCACTCATGGGCCGCTGAACCTGATGGAAGTAGGTGAATCCTACAAGCAACACAGCCGTCACCTGTTGCGCGGCTACCTCTTGGTGCTCGAAGGCCCGGTCAGTAGCCCCCCGCTGGCACCTGTCGCCGAACTCGAAACCCAAAACAGCCGACTGCACATCGCCCTGGAGTTGAACCAGCGCGCCCAGCAAGAACAACTGCAACACCTGGAACGCGTGCGCGCCCAGCAGGACCTGATCCTGCGCCTGGCGCGCCACAAGTACAGCCAGCACAACTCGCTGCAAGAAGCCGCCGAGCTGATCACCCGTAGCGCTTGCGATATTTATCAAATCGACGCCGCCAGCCTGTGGAACCTCGAGGACCATCGGTTGGTGCCTATTTCCGCTTATCAGCGCGAAAGCCAGGCTTACGTGACGCAAGAAGTCATCGACGTCAGTGCTTTTCCGGACTACCTCGAAGCCTTGCACACCAGTCGTTCTATCGATGCGCAGAACGCCAATCGCGACCCGCGTACCCGCGAGCTGGCGGCCAGCCTGTATCACCACCCAACCAATGCCATGCTCGATGCGAGTATCCGCATTGATGGCCAAGTGATCGGCGTGTTGTGCCTCGAACAGACCGGCAAGACCCGGGTGTGGAAGGCCGACGAAATTGCTTTTGCCGGGGAGCTGGCCGACCAGTTCGCCCAAGTGATCAACAACCACAACCGGCGCACTGCCACCAACGCCCTGCACCTGTTTCAGCGGGCGGTCGAGCAAAGCGCCAACGCCTTCCTGCTGGTCAACTGCGACGGCGTGGTCGAATACGTAAACCCCAGCTTTACCGCCATCACCCAGTACAGCTCCGAAGAAGTCCAGGGCCACAAACTGTCCGAACTGCCCGCCCTGGAGAACCTCAGCGACCTGCTGTTCGATGCCCACTCAAGCCTGAGCAATGGCAACAGCTGGCAGGGCGAATTCAAGAGCCGACGCAAGAATCTGGAGCCGTACTGGGGCCAGATGTCGATCTCCAAGGTCTATGGCGACAACCGCGAACTGACCCACTACATCGGCATTTACGAAGACATCACCGAATCCAAGCTGGCTCAGCAGCGAATCGAGCGCCTGGCGTACACCGATAACCTGACCAATCTGGGCAATCGTCCGGCCTTTATTCGCAACCTCGATGAGCGCTTCGCCCGCGACAGCACCACTCAGGTTTGCCTGCTGCTGGTGGACATCGACAACTTCAAGCGGATCAATGACAGCCTCGGCCACCAGACCGGTGACAAGCTGCTGATCAGCCTGGCCCGGCGCCTGCGCAACAGCCTCAGCCCTGACGACAATCTGGCGCGGTTTGCCAGTAACGAATTCGCCGTGCTGCTCGATAACACCAACCTTGAAATCGGCCAGCAGACCGCCAGCCAATTGCTCATGACCCTCGACAAACCAATGTTCGTCGATAACCAGCTGATCAGCGTCACCGGCTCTGTCGGCGTTGCCTGTGCACCCTTGCACGGGCTCGACCCACAAACCCTGATGCGCAACGCCGGTCTGGCACTGCACAAGGCCAAAGCCAACGGCAAACACCAGGTGCAAGTGTTCACCGAGACGTTGAACGCCGAGGCCAGCTACAAGCTGTTCGTCGAAAACAACCTGCGCCGCGCCCTGACGCAAAACGAACTGGATGTGTTTTACCAACCCAAACTCTGTTTGCGCACCGGCCGACTGCTGGGGATGGAAGCCTTGCTGCGCTGGAACCATCCCGAAAAGGGCATGATCCGCCCCGACCAGTTCATCAGCGTGGCTGAAGAAACCGGGCTGATCATTCCCATTGGCAAATGGGTCGCGCGCCAGGCCTGCCGCATGAGCAAACAACTGAGTGCGGCAGGTTTTGGCAACTTACAGGTGGCGATCAACCTGTCGCCCAAACAGTTTTCCGACCCGGACCTAGTGGCCTCGATTGCCAGCATCCTCAAGGAAGAAAAACTACCCGCCGCTTTGCTGGAACTTGAGCTGACCGAAGGCCTGTTACTGGAAGCCACCGACGACACCCGCCTGCAACTCGATCAGCTCAAAGAACTGGGCCTGACCTTGGCCATGGATGATTTTGGTACGGGTTATTCCTCACTCAGTTACTTGAAAAAATTCCCGATCGACATCATCAAAATCGACCGCAGCTTTATCAAAGACATTCCCGATAACCAGAACGACATGGAAATCACCTCCGCGGTGATCGCGATGGCCCACAACCTCAAGCTCAAAGTGGTTGCAGAAGGTATCGAAACCGCAGCCCAGCTGGCCTTCCTGCGCCGCCACCGCTGCGACGTTGGCCAGGGCTACCTGTTCGACCGGCCGATCCCTGGCGCCGAATTGGAGCGAAAGCTCAAACGTTATCCGCGCGGACCGCTGACCTGA
- the msrA gene encoding peptide-methionine (S)-S-oxide reductase MsrA produces the protein MVLRSEILVNKNVLPTQEQALPGRETPMQLPETHFVTGNPLLGPFLDDVGFAIFGLGCFWGAERKFWQVDGVVSTVVGYAGGFTPNPTYEEVCSGLTGHTEVVLVVYDQAKVKYEDLLKMFWELHNPTQGMRQGNDIGTQYRSVIYCTTPEQLAAAEASKEAYQAELNKAGLGTITTEIEEAPTVYFAEAYHQQYLAKNPQGYCGIGGTGVTCPI, from the coding sequence ATGGTCTTGCGCTCGGAAATCCTGGTGAATAAAAACGTGCTACCCACTCAAGAACAAGCCCTGCCGGGCCGTGAAACACCGATGCAACTGCCCGAAACCCACTTCGTCACCGGCAACCCTCTGCTGGGCCCGTTTCTGGACGATGTCGGCTTTGCGATTTTTGGCCTGGGTTGCTTCTGGGGCGCAGAACGCAAGTTCTGGCAAGTCGACGGCGTGGTCAGTACGGTCGTGGGTTATGCCGGTGGTTTTACCCCCAACCCGACCTATGAAGAAGTCTGCTCGGGCCTGACGGGGCACACCGAAGTGGTGCTGGTGGTTTACGACCAGGCCAAAGTCAAATACGAAGACCTGCTGAAGATGTTCTGGGAACTGCACAACCCGACCCAGGGCATGCGCCAAGGCAACGACATCGGCACCCAGTACCGCTCGGTGATCTACTGCACCACGCCAGAGCAACTGGCGGCGGCCGAGGCCAGCAAAGAGGCGTATCAGGCCGAACTGAACAAGGCTGGTTTGGGCACCATCACCACCGAAATTGAAGAGGCACCGACGGTGTACTTCGCCGAGGCGTACCACCAGCAGTACCTGGCGAAAAACCCGCAGGGCTACTGCGGCATCGGTGGCACAGGCGTTACGTGCCCAATCTGA
- a CDS encoding 23S rRNA (adenine(2030)-N(6))-methyltransferase RlmJ: MNYRHAFHAGNHADVLKHIVLTRLIALMSRKEQPFAYLDTHAGIGLYDLQGDQANRTGEYLEGIARLWGQKDLPAVTADYMQVLHKMNPDGELRYYPGSPELARRLTRSQDRVLLNEKHPEDGVMLKDNMKGDRRVAVHLGEGWHVPRALLPVAEKRGLMLIDPPFEKLDEMKRCAESLKDAISRMRQTVVAIWYPIKDKRQLRRFYQDLAGSGAPKLLQVELFVHPLDTPNSLNGSGLAIANPPWGLEEELRELLPWLAKKLGQTQGGWQMEWLIAE, encoded by the coding sequence ATGAACTATCGTCACGCCTTCCACGCCGGCAACCACGCCGACGTTCTCAAACATATCGTCTTGACCCGCCTCATCGCTTTGATGTCGCGTAAAGAGCAGCCTTTTGCTTACCTCGATACCCATGCCGGGATTGGTTTGTACGACCTTCAAGGCGATCAGGCCAACCGCACGGGCGAGTACCTGGAAGGCATCGCGCGGTTGTGGGGGCAAAAAGACCTGCCTGCGGTGACAGCGGACTACATGCAAGTGCTGCACAAGATGAACCCGGATGGCGAGTTGCGCTACTACCCGGGCTCGCCTGAGCTGGCGCGGCGTCTGACCCGTTCGCAAGACCGCGTGTTGTTGAACGAAAAACACCCCGAAGACGGCGTGATGCTCAAAGACAACATGAAAGGTGATCGCCGGGTGGCGGTGCATTTGGGGGAAGGCTGGCACGTACCGCGGGCGTTGCTGCCGGTGGCTGAAAAGCGTGGCTTGATGCTCATCGATCCGCCATTTGAAAAGCTCGACGAGATGAAGCGCTGCGCCGAATCGTTGAAAGACGCCATCAGCCGCATGCGTCAGACCGTTGTTGCGATCTGGTACCCGATCAAGGACAAGCGTCAACTGCGTCGCTTCTACCAAGACCTGGCAGGTTCAGGTGCGCCGAAATTGCTGCAAGTTGAATTGTTCGTGCACCCGCTGGACACCCCAAACAGTCTGAACGGCTCGGGCCTTGCCATTGCCAATCCGCCATGGGGTCTGGAAGAAGAACTGCGCGAACTGCTGCCATGGCTGGCCAAGAAACTGGGCCAGACCCAGGGTGGCTGGCAGATGGAATGGTTGATCGCTGAGTAA